A genome region from Microbacterium terricola includes the following:
- a CDS encoding Gfo/Idh/MocA family protein, giving the protein MTDRTIGMGILGAAGIAERAIVEPARELDGVRVVAIGARDPERARDLAERLGVPESGDYDMVLNDPHVDLVYIPLPSTVQAHWAVRALQAGKHVLCEKPLSANGTTAAEIADAADAAGRRAFVGFHYRLHGFTRRLLEVLASGELGDVQRVEFDYSIPHFVVQPGNIRLDGDLGGGSFMDVGCYAVDLMRAAWGDPGVISADATLYEGDPRVDLQTDAVLVLPGGIPAHVRSSFIGDDGGSMSLRVTGSAAHLEATSVIVPQWGAELRVTAGDRVLIGEKAADGENSYGRQLEHLIAVLRDGSPSPLEAALGVGTMRVVDEVYRAAGLQPR; this is encoded by the coding sequence ATGACAGATCGCACGATCGGCATGGGGATCCTCGGAGCCGCGGGCATCGCCGAGCGGGCGATCGTCGAGCCCGCGCGAGAGCTGGACGGCGTGCGCGTGGTCGCGATCGGCGCACGCGATCCCGAGCGGGCGCGTGACCTGGCCGAGCGGCTCGGGGTCCCCGAGTCCGGCGACTACGACATGGTCCTGAACGATCCGCACGTCGACCTCGTCTATATCCCGCTGCCGTCGACCGTGCAGGCGCACTGGGCGGTGCGGGCGCTGCAGGCAGGCAAGCACGTCCTGTGCGAGAAGCCGCTGTCGGCGAACGGCACGACGGCGGCGGAGATCGCCGACGCCGCCGATGCGGCGGGACGTCGGGCGTTCGTGGGGTTCCACTACCGGCTGCACGGCTTCACCCGCCGGCTGCTGGAGGTACTCGCCTCAGGGGAGCTCGGCGATGTGCAGCGTGTGGAGTTCGACTACAGCATCCCTCACTTCGTCGTGCAGCCCGGCAACATCCGCCTCGACGGGGATCTCGGCGGCGGCTCGTTCATGGACGTCGGGTGCTACGCCGTGGATCTGATGCGCGCGGCGTGGGGAGACCCCGGGGTGATCTCGGCTGACGCGACGCTGTACGAGGGCGACCCGCGTGTCGACCTGCAGACGGATGCTGTGCTGGTGCTCCCCGGCGGCATCCCCGCTCACGTCCGCTCGTCGTTCATCGGGGACGACGGGGGCAGCATGTCGCTGCGGGTCACCGGTTCGGCCGCCCACCTGGAGGCCACGAGTGTCATCGTGCCGCAGTGGGGCGCGGAGCTGCGGGTCACCGCGGGCGACCGCGTGCTCATCGGCGAGAAGGCGGCAGACGGCGAGAACAGCTATGGGCGGCAGCTCGAGCACCTGATCGCGGTGCTGCGAGACGGGTCGCCCAGCCCGCTGGAAGCGGCACTCGGCGTCGGCACGATGCGCGTCGTCGATGAGGTCTACCGAGCAGCCGGTCTGCAGCCACGCTGA
- a CDS encoding sugar phosphate isomerase/epimerase family protein, whose protein sequence is MAESPKVKWSYMDHWRSQGPAGPIDQWQSRTAMTRFLRQVAAVGFDAIDTFDFRFWQILEQYGSVANYQEFVQEQGLERIVNTFHGVYYTPERYAPEVPATHDTILEDFRVTMDRWSGIQLDNIIVMPGSRYFDEVGVTDEGLKHAAEVWGKVGQITQEYGVNLTCHHEFYGGIRTRAQIDTFYDYADPAFVKFFVDTAQHCIADVDPVDVYEAHHERVTGFHFKDTRTKDTNDDYRLWPDAELSAVTTEKWFYEMGTAEGLVDLESMMRSVRDHGYSGWISVEHDKADKIGGDYSESTAISRWYAKNVLDGIYAEGAK, encoded by the coding sequence GTGGCCGAATCGCCGAAGGTCAAGTGGAGCTACATGGATCACTGGCGCAGCCAGGGTCCGGCGGGCCCGATCGACCAGTGGCAGTCCCGGACCGCGATGACCCGCTTCCTGCGCCAGGTCGCTGCCGTCGGCTTCGACGCGATCGACACGTTCGACTTCCGGTTCTGGCAGATCCTCGAGCAGTACGGATCCGTCGCGAACTACCAGGAGTTCGTGCAGGAGCAGGGCCTCGAGCGCATCGTGAACACGTTCCACGGCGTGTACTACACGCCCGAGCGCTATGCCCCAGAAGTGCCGGCGACCCACGACACGATCCTCGAGGACTTCAGGGTCACGATGGACAGGTGGTCCGGCATCCAACTCGACAACATCATCGTCATGCCCGGTTCGCGGTACTTCGACGAGGTGGGCGTCACTGACGAAGGACTCAAGCACGCGGCGGAGGTCTGGGGCAAGGTCGGCCAGATCACGCAGGAGTACGGCGTCAACCTCACCTGCCACCACGAGTTCTACGGCGGCATCCGCACCCGCGCCCAGATCGACACGTTCTACGACTACGCCGACCCGGCGTTCGTGAAGTTCTTCGTCGACACCGCGCAGCACTGCATCGCCGATGTCGATCCGGTGGATGTATACGAAGCCCACCACGAGCGCGTGACGGGCTTCCATTTCAAGGACACCCGGACCAAGGACACCAACGACGACTACCGCCTCTGGCCGGATGCTGAGCTCTCGGCGGTGACCACCGAGAAGTGGTTCTACGAGATGGGCACGGCGGAAGGACTCGTCGACCTCGAATCCATGATGCGTTCGGTGCGCGACCACGGCTACTCGGGGTGGATCAGCGTGGAGCACGACAAGGCCGACAAGATCGGCGGCGACTACTCCGAAAGCACCGCGATCTCGCGGTGGTACGCGAAGAACGTACTCGACGGCATCTACGCGGAGGGCGCGAAGTGA
- a CDS encoding sugar phosphate isomerase/epimerase family protein, whose protein sequence is MTRPITLFTGQWADLPFEEVARLAGEWGYDGLEIACWGDHLDVSRWDDVDYVQSRLDILERNGLKVYTISNHLTGQAVCDDPIDERHRDILSDRVWGDGDPEGVRQRAAEDMKDTARFAAKLGVKTVVGFTGSSVWKAVAMFPPASDEFIARGYRDFADRWNPILDVFEEVGVRFALEVHPSEIAYDYWTAKDTLEAIGHRKSFGFNFDPSHFVWQQLDYVAFVLDFAEHIFHVHVKESITNLDGRNGVLGSHRPWADPRRGWTFVSTGHGAVRWEPLFRALNAIGYEGPTSVEWEDGGMDRLIGAPEALAFVRKLAEITPPAAAFDAAFSTHPEG, encoded by the coding sequence ATGACGCGCCCGATCACCCTCTTCACCGGCCAGTGGGCCGACCTGCCCTTCGAGGAAGTGGCCCGACTCGCCGGCGAGTGGGGCTATGACGGCCTCGAGATCGCCTGCTGGGGGGATCACCTCGACGTGTCCCGCTGGGACGATGTCGACTACGTGCAGTCACGGCTCGACATCCTTGAGCGCAACGGGCTGAAGGTCTACACGATCTCGAACCACCTCACCGGCCAGGCGGTGTGCGACGACCCGATCGACGAGCGGCATCGCGACATCCTCTCGGACCGCGTCTGGGGCGACGGTGACCCCGAGGGCGTGCGTCAGCGCGCCGCCGAGGACATGAAGGACACGGCCCGGTTCGCGGCGAAGCTCGGCGTGAAGACGGTCGTCGGCTTCACCGGCTCCTCGGTCTGGAAGGCCGTCGCGATGTTCCCGCCGGCCTCCGACGAGTTCATCGCCCGCGGCTACCGGGACTTCGCTGATCGATGGAACCCGATCCTCGATGTGTTCGAAGAGGTCGGCGTGCGATTCGCGCTCGAAGTGCACCCGTCCGAGATCGCGTACGACTACTGGACCGCGAAGGACACGCTCGAGGCGATCGGGCATCGCAAGAGCTTCGGGTTCAACTTCGACCCGTCCCACTTCGTCTGGCAGCAGTTGGACTACGTCGCGTTCGTCCTGGACTTCGCCGAGCACATCTTCCACGTGCACGTGAAGGAGTCGATCACCAACCTCGACGGCCGCAACGGCGTGCTCGGGTCGCACCGACCGTGGGCCGATCCGCGCCGCGGCTGGACGTTCGTCTCGACCGGCCACGGAGCGGTGCGGTGGGAGCCGCTGTTCCGCGCGCTCAACGCGATCGGCTACGAGGGTCCGACGAGCGTGGAGTGGGAGGACGGAGGCATGGATCGACTCATCGGGGCTCCCGAAGCGCTGGCGTTCGTGCGGAAGCTCGCCGAGATCACTCCTCCCGCCGCCGCGTTCGACGCGGCTTTCTCGACGCATCCCGAGGGTTGA
- a CDS encoding sugar phosphate isomerase/epimerase family protein, giving the protein MTGVRWAYALNQWDTNIDAFVRRRDHERAFKTISISGFSGVELTAVSFGPWEPFGSPDEIAKLYGSLDGLREFLAECALEAVSSYVYDPFVGFEVEMGRGPDPLNPDSLEPIAATALWFADAVHRLGGATLVVRPVGSAWQTGELSDEQIGTLARLWTEVGRRIAGHEVRLALHVDFLSALRLGDSIDRLLTATDPEFVGLALDTAELAVAGINPVDFFRAHSDRVRHIQLKNARDTVDDVEALTPHAEQFVRTEGGTRRIGRWFFEPTDEGGLVDFEAFAEAVAESEYSGWIVVESDQSPHPAESAMVSGWYVQKVLRPIVEGTR; this is encoded by the coding sequence GTGACCGGCGTCCGCTGGGCGTACGCGCTCAATCAGTGGGACACCAACATCGACGCGTTCGTCCGCCGGCGTGACCACGAGCGTGCGTTCAAGACCATCTCGATCAGTGGGTTCAGCGGCGTCGAGCTGACCGCGGTGAGCTTCGGTCCGTGGGAGCCGTTCGGCAGCCCCGATGAGATCGCGAAACTCTACGGATCGCTCGACGGGCTGCGCGAGTTCCTCGCCGAGTGCGCTCTCGAGGCTGTGAGCAGCTACGTCTACGACCCGTTCGTCGGGTTCGAGGTCGAGATGGGTCGCGGCCCCGACCCGCTGAATCCCGACTCGCTCGAACCGATCGCGGCCACCGCGCTCTGGTTCGCCGACGCGGTGCACCGGCTGGGCGGCGCCACGCTCGTCGTGCGTCCGGTAGGCTCGGCATGGCAGACGGGTGAGCTGAGCGATGAGCAGATCGGCACGCTCGCCCGACTGTGGACCGAGGTGGGCCGACGCATTGCGGGGCATGAGGTGCGCCTCGCGCTGCATGTGGACTTCCTCTCGGCCCTCCGTCTCGGCGACAGCATCGACCGCTTGCTGACGGCCACCGATCCCGAGTTCGTCGGGCTGGCGCTCGACACCGCCGAACTCGCCGTGGCGGGAATCAACCCGGTCGACTTCTTCCGAGCTCATTCTGACCGCGTCCGGCACATCCAGCTGAAGAACGCCCGGGACACCGTCGATGACGTCGAGGCTCTCACGCCTCATGCGGAGCAGTTCGTGCGCACCGAAGGTGGCACCCGCCGGATCGGGCGCTGGTTCTTCGAACCCACCGATGAGGGGGGCCTCGTCGACTTCGAGGCGTTCGCTGAGGCCGTGGCAGAGTCGGAATACTCCGGATGGATCGTGGTCGAGTCCGATCAGAGCCCGCACCCCGCCGAAAGCGCGATGGTCAGCGGCTGGTACGTGCAGAAGGTGCTGCGGCCGATCGTCGAGGGCACGCGATGA
- a CDS encoding ThuA domain-containing protein: MTLLNVLILSGHMTIEHDNEHRSFRQHNHWLTTLLEDTGRFKVRVVEDPRGLGAEIIDKYDVVIVVFEGRDGYHDKAVGFGAETDAALLRFVHDDGKGIVWFHGSAAQEDSWGYPEEYNVMRGAKLSAYETGLRPRPWGEALLKTAEPRHPITEGINGTWTVTGDDILTGVQLYEGAQVLLTTFDDLEAYENAPVWPMSHYPVVIPEGGIAALNGMNTDQPIAWINEYGAGRSFTITIGHDIDTFRRIEFIRMFPRGVEWAATGEVTLAGPDRHGERRFLPWPYYNHEG, encoded by the coding sequence ATGACCCTTCTGAACGTCCTGATCCTCTCGGGACACATGACGATCGAGCACGACAACGAGCACCGGAGCTTCCGTCAGCACAACCACTGGCTGACGACCCTGCTCGAAGACACCGGACGGTTCAAGGTCCGGGTCGTCGAAGACCCGCGCGGTCTCGGCGCCGAGATCATCGACAAGTACGACGTCGTGATCGTGGTGTTCGAGGGCCGTGACGGCTACCACGACAAGGCCGTCGGGTTCGGCGCCGAGACGGATGCCGCGCTCCTGCGCTTCGTGCACGACGACGGCAAGGGCATCGTCTGGTTCCACGGCTCCGCGGCGCAGGAGGACTCGTGGGGGTACCCCGAGGAGTACAACGTGATGCGCGGCGCGAAGCTGAGCGCGTACGAGACGGGGCTGCGACCCCGACCCTGGGGCGAGGCGCTTCTGAAGACCGCCGAGCCGCGGCATCCGATCACGGAGGGCATCAACGGGACGTGGACGGTCACGGGCGACGACATCCTCACGGGTGTGCAGCTGTACGAGGGCGCACAGGTGCTGCTCACGACCTTCGACGATCTCGAGGCCTACGAGAACGCGCCGGTGTGGCCGATGTCGCACTATCCCGTCGTCATCCCCGAGGGCGGCATCGCGGCTCTCAACGGCATGAACACCGACCAGCCGATCGCGTGGATCAACGAGTACGGCGCGGGCCGTTCGTTCACGATCACGATCGGACATGACATCGACACCTTCCGGCGCATCGAGTTCATCCGCATGTTCCCGCGGGGCGTCGAATGGGCCGCAACCGGCGAGGTGACCCTCGCCGGCCCGGATCGCCACGGCGAGCGCCGCTTCCTCCCCTGGCCCTATTACAACCACGAGGGATGA
- a CDS encoding sugar phosphate isomerase/epimerase, whose amino-acid sequence MTLPPLRDDSLITSPGGAAVRISLPWIRSLPLASLQNPIVTIDGARAEDITVVLDDRHVPAAELTEDDGWWFQQDRLTLAVPHELTSGVHDVAVEFWLRIPYLQVGPDGPLTLPFREERPLVLDAPHVSAVVATDAGPVVSDGSLPAGWVLTASAFNWTPEMIAAERDAVDIAIGIVEDDLAVEIEAEPGQLWRSFPGRGEADASAFGERLAAAGGRVSILGASIDDWSPQGTRRTDDERFAFLLPQIEIAHQLGARGLRLPIGQAGRPLLDRVLPILHETGLTLFEEIQGSQTPGSPQAGSAIDQIVGIDDPHVRLLVDISMFMPALPESYLQRLQDGGVPPELIDTLRHRWRDAATVGGIVDLLRSGGVPASVHTLYMDMLVRFGRSEATVIADVLPWIGAFHLKFWDLDDSDDRVSGPIRELGALLRGTGFEGTLCSEWGGHEWLDDDPTAMTRDHLAMARRALNGASA is encoded by the coding sequence ATGACGCTGCCCCCGCTGCGCGACGATTCGCTGATCACCTCTCCGGGCGGCGCCGCGGTCCGGATCTCCCTGCCGTGGATCCGCTCGCTGCCCTTGGCCTCGCTGCAGAACCCGATCGTGACGATCGATGGAGCCCGCGCTGAGGACATCACGGTGGTGCTCGACGATCGTCACGTGCCAGCGGCAGAACTGACCGAGGACGACGGGTGGTGGTTTCAGCAGGATCGCCTCACATTGGCCGTGCCTCACGAACTCACTTCCGGAGTCCACGATGTCGCGGTGGAATTCTGGCTGCGTATCCCCTACCTGCAGGTGGGTCCGGACGGCCCGCTCACCCTGCCGTTCCGGGAGGAGCGGCCGCTCGTGCTCGACGCGCCACACGTGTCAGCCGTGGTGGCGACGGATGCCGGGCCAGTCGTCAGCGACGGCTCGCTCCCCGCGGGCTGGGTGCTCACGGCGAGCGCCTTCAACTGGACGCCCGAGATGATCGCTGCTGAGCGGGATGCCGTAGACATCGCGATCGGGATCGTCGAGGACGACCTGGCGGTCGAGATCGAAGCGGAGCCGGGACAGCTGTGGCGCTCGTTCCCTGGACGGGGCGAGGCGGATGCCTCGGCATTCGGCGAGCGCCTGGCCGCGGCGGGTGGGCGTGTCAGCATCCTGGGCGCGAGCATCGACGACTGGTCGCCGCAGGGCACCCGCCGCACGGACGACGAGAGGTTCGCGTTCCTCCTGCCGCAGATCGAGATCGCCCACCAGTTGGGTGCGCGCGGTCTGCGCCTGCCCATCGGGCAGGCGGGCCGCCCCCTGCTCGATCGCGTGCTGCCGATCCTCCACGAGACCGGGCTCACGCTGTTCGAGGAGATCCAGGGTTCGCAGACGCCCGGCTCGCCCCAGGCCGGCTCCGCGATCGACCAGATCGTGGGCATCGACGACCCGCATGTGCGTCTGCTCGTGGACATCTCGATGTTCATGCCTGCCCTCCCCGAGAGCTACCTTCAGCGCCTGCAGGACGGCGGCGTTCCGCCGGAACTCATCGACACGCTGCGGCACAGGTGGCGCGACGCGGCCACCGTGGGCGGGATCGTCGACCTGCTGCGATCCGGCGGGGTGCCGGCATCCGTCCACACGCTGTACATGGACATGCTGGTCAGATTCGGCCGATCGGAGGCGACCGTGATCGCGGACGTGCTGCCCTGGATCGGGGCCTTCCATCTGAAGTTCTGGGACCTCGACGACTCCGACGACCGCGTGAGCGGGCCGATCCGCGAGCTCGGGGCGCTGCTGCGAGGCACCGGCTTCGAGGGAACCCTCTGCAGCGAGTGGGGCGGCCACGAATGGCTCGACGACGACCCGACCGCCATGACCCGAGACCACCTGGCGATGGCCCGCCGCGCACTGAACGGAGCGAGTGCATGA
- a CDS encoding ROK family protein, with translation MAKESTLRFGAQTDEVTSLLRIVNMVRSGEAVTRPEIGRVTGLGRGVVTQRVEQAIEMGYLEDGEFGPSSGGRAPRTLQFRGVRGRIIVCALGALHIHVGVAMLEGDIVEQTHRAWDISRGPAETLDTALAMIDDVLARTPDVPVWGISVGIPGPVDFASGRPVAPPIMPGWNGFDIRRRFEERYAAPVWVDNDVNLLALNERSRRHDEHLDLIYCKVGSGIGAGLLSQGHIHRGANGAAGDIGHVRVAGSDALCRCGKVGCLEAVAGGWALVRDAEAAIAEGTTGALAQRTRDGEPLTPEAIARAAENGDALAISLIQRCARVVGESIAALVNMFNPGTIVIGGAVVGAGEVFLAEVRQRVYELSLPLATRDLSIVQSQEDLREPLRGGAEMVREQLFDVTFPRWFADGRPTIDGVHGTS, from the coding sequence ATGGCCAAGGAGTCCACATTGCGCTTCGGCGCGCAGACCGACGAAGTGACGAGCCTTCTGCGGATCGTCAACATGGTGCGGTCGGGTGAGGCAGTCACTCGACCGGAGATCGGCCGTGTGACCGGCCTCGGCCGAGGAGTCGTCACCCAGCGTGTCGAGCAGGCGATCGAGATGGGCTACCTCGAGGACGGCGAGTTCGGCCCATCGTCCGGTGGCCGCGCTCCCCGCACCTTGCAGTTCCGCGGCGTTCGCGGTCGCATCATCGTGTGCGCCCTGGGCGCTCTGCACATCCACGTCGGAGTGGCGATGCTCGAGGGGGACATCGTGGAGCAGACTCACCGCGCCTGGGACATCTCGCGCGGCCCGGCCGAGACCCTTGACACCGCGCTCGCGATGATCGATGACGTGCTGGCACGCACGCCGGATGTGCCCGTGTGGGGCATCTCGGTGGGCATCCCCGGGCCCGTCGACTTCGCATCCGGCCGCCCGGTCGCGCCGCCGATCATGCCGGGCTGGAACGGGTTCGACATCCGCCGTCGATTCGAGGAGCGGTACGCGGCGCCTGTCTGGGTCGACAACGACGTCAACCTCCTCGCACTGAACGAACGCTCGCGTCGCCACGACGAGCACCTCGACCTGATCTACTGCAAGGTGGGATCGGGAATCGGCGCCGGGCTGCTTTCCCAGGGTCACATCCACCGAGGGGCGAACGGTGCGGCCGGCGACATCGGCCACGTGCGAGTCGCGGGGTCGGACGCCCTGTGCCGGTGCGGCAAGGTCGGATGCCTCGAGGCGGTGGCCGGCGGCTGGGCCCTTGTGCGCGACGCGGAGGCCGCCATCGCCGAGGGCACCACCGGAGCTCTCGCTCAGCGGACGCGCGACGGGGAGCCCCTCACCCCCGAGGCGATCGCCCGCGCGGCCGAGAATGGCGACGCGCTTGCAATCTCTCTCATCCAGCGGTGCGCGCGCGTCGTGGGCGAGTCAATCGCCGCGCTGGTCAACATGTTCAACCCCGGCACGATCGTGATCGGCGGAGCCGTCGTCGGAGCGGGTGAAGTCTTCCTGGCCGAGGTTCGCCAGAGGGTCTACGAGCTCTCGCTGCCGCTCGCGACCCGGGATCTGAGCATCGTGCAGTCGCAGGAAGACCTTCGGGAGCCGCTCCGCGGCGGCGCCGAAATGGTCCGGGAGCAGCTGTTCGATGTGACCTTCCCCCGGTGGTTCGCCGATGGCCGGCCGACGATCGACGGCGTGCACGGGACGAGCTGA
- a CDS encoding Gfo/Idh/MocA family protein, producing the protein MTLRVAMIGYGFMGATHSVGWRQAPRMFDLPDAVEMAVIVGRNADAVAAAAEKWGWAESATDWRSVIARDDIDLIDIVTPGDSHAEIAIAALEAGKHVLVEKPLANTVEEAEAMAAAAARAKERGVRSMVGFTYRRVPAVTFLRDLIAEGVVGTVQQVRAAYRQDWLVDPTMPLAWRLQKEHAGSGALGDIGAHIIDMTQFVTGQTVDAVSGTIETIVKERPLLGSGSGLSGTAAEGFGEVTVDDVALFTGRLSSGALVSFEATRFATGRKNALTIEVSGDEGALAFDLEDLNSLQFYDRKVRDDRQGFTKILVTEARHPYVAAWWPAGHMLGYEHGFTHQVVDLVTAIAEGANPHPSFAEGLSVQRVLDAVERSSANESAWVVTAAGVPVAV; encoded by the coding sequence ATGACCCTTCGGGTCGCCATGATCGGGTACGGCTTCATGGGAGCCACCCACTCGGTCGGCTGGCGTCAGGCGCCCCGCATGTTCGATCTGCCGGACGCGGTCGAGATGGCCGTGATCGTGGGCCGGAATGCGGATGCCGTCGCCGCGGCCGCCGAGAAGTGGGGCTGGGCGGAGTCGGCGACCGACTGGCGGTCCGTGATCGCGCGCGATGACATCGACCTCATCGACATCGTCACGCCGGGTGACTCGCATGCCGAGATCGCCATCGCGGCGCTGGAGGCGGGCAAGCACGTGCTGGTCGAGAAGCCGCTCGCGAACACGGTCGAAGAGGCCGAGGCGATGGCGGCAGCGGCGGCACGCGCGAAGGAGCGCGGGGTGCGTTCGATGGTCGGGTTCACCTACCGTCGCGTCCCCGCGGTGACCTTCCTGCGCGACCTCATCGCCGAGGGAGTCGTGGGCACGGTGCAGCAGGTGCGGGCGGCCTACCGCCAGGACTGGCTCGTCGACCCGACGATGCCGCTCGCGTGGCGCCTGCAGAAAGAGCACGCGGGTTCCGGCGCGCTCGGCGACATCGGAGCCCACATCATCGACATGACTCAGTTCGTGACCGGCCAGACCGTCGACGCAGTGTCGGGCACGATCGAAACGATCGTGAAGGAACGACCTCTGCTCGGCTCGGGCTCGGGACTGTCGGGAACCGCCGCAGAGGGCTTCGGCGAGGTGACGGTCGACGACGTCGCTCTCTTCACCGGGCGGCTTTCGAGCGGGGCCCTCGTCTCTTTCGAGGCGACGCGATTTGCCACCGGGCGAAAGAACGCGCTGACGATCGAGGTGTCCGGTGACGAGGGCGCGCTCGCCTTCGATCTCGAAGACCTCAACAGCCTGCAGTTCTATGACCGCAAAGTTCGCGACGACCGACAGGGTTTCACGAAGATCCTCGTCACCGAGGCGCGGCATCCGTACGTCGCCGCGTGGTGGCCCGCCGGGCACATGCTCGGCTACGAGCACGGCTTCACTCACCAGGTCGTCGATCTCGTGACCGCGATCGCCGAGGGCGCCAACCCCCACCCGAGCTTCGCCGAAGGATTGTCGGTGCAGCGCGTGCTCGACGCCGTCGAGCGCTCGAGCGCGAACGAGTCCGCCTGGGTCGTCACCGCTGCGGGCGTCCCCGTAGCCGTCTGA
- a CDS encoding nuclear transport factor 2 family protein, with translation MSDTIAPASVAELQSELAALREEVIAVRAVAQRAEDRGQVENLFNRYMYLHNAFQDEQIIPLWVSEGTEGIRARYTNAGQYTTWESVTRYHRDRPSPEGKLILHATTTPVIEVAADGKTAKGVWLMAGTESGLTDRKVAEAFPDMYSPDEVLGKKVWAHWVWCKYAIDFLKQDGEWKFWKFRCYELARAPFEENWVSFGLKNQGAFDLDLMYFGDDGKPVFMPPADEPVPSTNHPYSPTTVQKLEPAPPVAHDTFADTFK, from the coding sequence ATGTCTGACACGATCGCACCGGCATCCGTCGCCGAACTGCAGTCCGAACTGGCCGCGCTGCGCGAAGAGGTCATCGCCGTGCGCGCCGTAGCCCAGAGGGCCGAGGACCGCGGTCAGGTGGAGAACCTGTTCAACCGCTACATGTACCTGCACAACGCTTTCCAGGACGAGCAGATCATCCCGCTGTGGGTGAGCGAGGGCACCGAAGGCATCCGCGCCCGCTACACCAACGCGGGGCAGTACACGACGTGGGAGAGCGTCACGCGCTACCACCGCGATCGCCCGAGCCCCGAGGGCAAGCTCATCCTGCACGCCACGACGACCCCGGTCATCGAGGTCGCCGCCGACGGCAAGACGGCCAAGGGCGTCTGGCTCATGGCAGGCACCGAGTCGGGCCTGACCGACCGGAAGGTCGCCGAGGCGTTCCCCGACATGTACTCGCCCGACGAAGTCCTCGGCAAGAAGGTCTGGGCCCACTGGGTCTGGTGCAAGTACGCGATCGACTTCCTCAAGCAGGACGGCGAGTGGAAGTTCTGGAAGTTCCGCTGCTACGAACTCGCCCGCGCACCGTTCGAGGAGAACTGGGTCAGCTTCGGCCTGAAGAACCAGGGCGCGTTCGACCTCGACCTCATGTACTTCGGCGACGACGGCAAGCCCGTGTTCATGCCGCCTGCCGACGAACCCGTGCCCAGCACGAACCACCCGTACAGCCCCACGACGGTGCAGAAGCTCGAGCCGGCGCCGCCGGTCGCGCACGACACCTTCGCCGACACGTTCAAGTAG
- a CDS encoding C-glycoside deglycosidase beta subunit domain-containing protein: MATHNSLFSEKDVRRTADGIAVSVQLPWYRSLWLSAVDDVAASVNGVEVPKDELRFVLNDTSYRIGELPQQSETLWFVADKPEVVIPLDHAPAAGEKLTVEVVLTLRLLYMQIMPGVDGGPGRYVTNRVPVEREVVLA; this comes from the coding sequence ATGGCAACGCACAATTCCCTCTTCTCCGAGAAGGACGTCCGCCGCACCGCCGACGGCATCGCCGTCTCGGTGCAGCTTCCCTGGTACCGCAGCCTGTGGCTGTCGGCAGTCGACGACGTCGCAGCATCCGTCAACGGCGTCGAGGTGCCGAAGGACGAGCTTCGCTTCGTGCTGAACGACACGAGCTACCGCATCGGGGAGCTGCCCCAGCAGTCCGAGACCCTCTGGTTCGTCGCCGACAAGCCGGAGGTCGTGATCCCGCTGGACCACGCCCCTGCGGCCGGCGAGAAGCTCACCGTCGAGGTCGTGCTGACGCTGCGCCTTCTGTACATGCAGATCATGCCCGGCGTCGACGGCGGCCCCGGTCGGTACGTCACCAATCGCGTCCCGGTCGAGCGCGAGGTCGTCCTGGCATGA